In Hymenobacter volaticus, the genomic window GCACCAAGTGCCGAGCGCGAACGTGTACGGCGACTCGGCGCTGGTGCGCGGCAACGTGGCGCAGCCGCTGCTCACCCAAGGCAGCACCCCCACCGACGCCGCGCAGTACGACTTTTGGGACCATGTCGATTACATCATCGACCTAGCCGCCAAGAAAGGGCTGTACATGGGCCTCGTGCCGGTGTGGGGCACCAACGTGAAGGCCGGCAAAGTCAATCAGCAGCAAGCCAAAACCTACGCCACTTTTCTGGCCGAGCGCTATAAGAACCGGCCCAACATCATCTGGCTAAACGGCGGCGACATTGCCGGCTCGGATTCGCTGAAGGTGTGGAACACGATTGGCAGCACGCTCAAAGCCGTTGACCCCAACCACTTGGTGACGTACCACCCGCGGGGCCGCACGCAGTCGTCGGATTGGTTTCACCAGGCGGCGTGGCTGGATTTCAACATGTACCAGTCGGGCCACCGGCGCTACGAGCAGGACACCTCCCGCAACGAGAAAAAGCTCTACGGCGAAGACAACTGGCGCTACCAATTGGTAGACAACAAGCTAACGCCGACCAAGCCTAGTATCGACGGTGAACCCTCCTACGAGGGCATTCCGCAGGGTCTGCACGACATCAAGCAGCCCCGCTGGAACGACGCCGATGTGCGCCGCTACGGCTATTGGTCGGTGTTTGCGGGGGCGTTTGGCTACACCTACGGGCAGAACTCGGTGATGCAGATGCACAGCTCGTTCGACAAAGGCAGCGCCTACGGCTCTTCGGAGTTGTGGTCGTCGGCCATCAACGCGCCGGGCGCGGCCCAAATGGTGCACCTCAAGAACCTGATGCTTTCCCGGCCCTTCTTCGAGCGGGTACCCGATCAGTCGTTGATTGCCGGAGAAGTGAGGGAGAAGTACAACCGTCAGTTCGGTACCCGGGGCAAGAACTACGCTTTCGTGTACACCTACAACGGCCGCAACATCAAGGTGAACCACGGTAAAATCAGCGGGGCCAAGGTGAAAGCCTCCTGGTTTAGTCCGCGCGACGGCAAAACCACCGCCATCGGCACCTTCCCCAACAAAGGCACCCAAGACTTCAACCCGCCCGGCGAGACAAAGAACGGCAACGATTGGGTGCTGATTCTGGATACTGTGTAGCGCTTACTGAAACTATAAAACGAAAGAACGTCAGAAGCATGGCGTGACAGTCTAGCGTTTCTGAAAAAATTCAATGATCAAACGTAAAGCCCTGCGCTTCCTTACTCCGCTGCTTGGGGCCGCCCTGCTGAGTGCGTGCTCGAAGGACGTGTACATGTTCACGTCGTTTCGGGAGCCGGCTACTGACGGGCTACGGCTGCTCTATAGCCACGACGGCTACAAGTGGACGGACATGGGCCGCTCGTTTCTGACGCCGCAGGTGGGGCCAAGCAAGCTAATGCGCGACCCGTCCATTGCCCGCGGGCCGGACGGCACTTACCACCTCGTGTGGACCTGCGGCTGGAAGGGCGACAAAGGGTTTGGCTACGCCAGTTCCAAGGATTTGGTGCACTGGTCGACGCAGCGTTTCATCGACGTGATGGGGCACGAACCGACCACCGTGAACGTGTGGGCACCCGAAATCTTCTATGATACGCCCACCAAGCAGTACCTCGTCGTGTGGGCCTCCACCATCCCGTTTCGCTTCCCGAAAGGCATCGAAGAAGAAGACAACAACCACCGACTCTACTACACTACCACCAAAGATTTCCAGTCGTTTACGCCGGCCAAGCTCTTTATCGACCCCGGTTTCAGCTCGATTGACGCCGTGGTGGTGCAGCGCGCCGCCAAAGACTACGTGCTGGTAGTGAAAGACAACACCCGGCCCAACCGCAACATCAAAGTGGCCTTTGGGCCGAGCGCACTCGGGCCGTTTCCGAACGTGTCGGAGCCGTTTACCGGCAACTTCACCGAAGGCCCGAGTGTGGTACGCCTCCCGCACGACGAGTGGCTGATCTACTACGACGCCTACAAGGAAAAGCGCTACGGCGTGGTGAAGACCTCTGATTTCAAGTCGTTCACCGACGTGTCGGGGCAGACCAGCGTGCCGGAAGGGCACAAGCACGGTACCATCTTCGCGGTGCCGCGCAAGACTTTCAACACCTTGTTGCAAAGCGCCCCCGCCGGGGCGGCCGCCGCAACGCCAACGAGTGGAACTCATGAGTAAGCATATAGCACCTCTCGCGGCTACTGCGTTAACTGTGCTGGGCAGTCTTTCCGCCCGCGGCCAGGAAACCATCCGCTACACCGGCACCACGCTCAGTAACGTGGACTACCACCACGGACAGCTGCGGCCGGCCATCGGGACGCACACCCGGCAGGTGCTGCGCGCCAACCGCGAGCAGCCAACCGCCGCCAACGGGAGGGGTGGACCTACAACCACGCTCCCATGCTGGCCTACTGGAACGGGCAATTTTACTTGCAATACCTCAGCAACCCGGTGGGGGAGCACGTGCCGCCGGGCCGCACGCTGCTGCTTACCTCCAAGGACGGCGAAACCTGGACCAACCCCACGGTGATATTTCCGCCCTATAAAATTCCGGACGGCGTCACCAAACCCGACCAGCCCGGCAAGGTCGCCAAGGATTTAGTGGCCGTGATGCACCAGCGCGTGGGCTTCTACGTGTCCAAGAAAAACCGCCTACTAACGCTCGGCTACTACGGCATTGCCCTCGACGCCAAAGACGACCCAAACGACGGCCAAGGCATAGGCCGGGTGGTGCGCGAGGTGCTGCCCAATGGCAAATTCGGCCCGATTTACTTTCTGCGAAACAACAAGACCTGGGACAAGTCGAAGTCCACGTATACGTTTTACACCAGCAGCAAAGACAAGGGTTTTGTAGCGGCCTGCGAGGAAATTCTGGCTTCGCCGCTAATGATGCAGCAGATGGTGGAAGAGCAGGACCGCGACGACCCATTGATTCCGCTCAAAAAGGAATACAAAGCCTTCAGTTACTACCACCTGCCCGACAACCGGGTGGTGGGCCTCTGGAAGCACGCCCTCACCACCATCAGCCCCGACGGCGGCAAAACTTGGCCCAATCCGGTTATTCGGGCACCGAAGTTTGTGAACAGCAACGCCAAGATTTGGGGCCAGCGCACCTCCGATGGGCGCTACGCCACGGTGTACAATCCCTCGGAATTCCGTTGGCCGCTCGGCATTTCCACCAGTGAAAACGGGTTGGACTACACCGATCTGTGGCTGGTGCACGGCGAAATCACGCCCATGCGCTACGGCGGCAACTACAAGTCGTACGGCCCGCAGTACGTGCGCGGCATTCAGGAAGGCGACGGCACGCCGCCCGACAAAAAGCTGTGGGTGACGTACAGCCTGAACAAGGAAGACATCTGGATTGCCTCGGTGCCCGTGCCAGTGCGCGCCAAAGCGGAAACGCAAGCCAACGAGGTATTTGCACAGCTGCCGGCCGGGCAGGAATTGGTGAACTGGAACACCTACAGCCTGGTGCAAGCGCCAGTGGAAATCGGTAAGCTGCCGGATGGCACGAAGGGTCTGGTGTTCAAGGACTCCGACAAGTTCGATTACGCTAAAGCGGAGCGCGTTATTCCTGAAGCCAAGAAAGTGATAGCGGAGTTTTCGGTGGTGCCCGCCCAAAACGACAAGGGCTTGCTGCAAATCGAGTTTCAGGACGGCAAAGGCACGCCGGCCGTGCAACTCACCTTCGATGCCGAGGGTAATTTCCGCCACAAAGCCGGGGCCCGCTTCAAGAACATCACCAAGTACCAAGCCGGCCAGCAGTACGACGTGCGCGTGTCGCTTGACGCCGATGCCCGGTCCTTCACGGTGTCCATCAACGGCAAGCCCTCAGGTACCTACATCTTCTTCGCGCCAGTCGCTTCCTTCGAGCGAATCATGTTCCGCACCGGCGAAGCTCGCCACTTCCCAACGCCCGACACCCCCGCCGACCAAACCTACGACCTACCCCAAGCCGGCGAATCGGACCCGTTAGCCACCTTCTATTTGAAGTCGCTGAAAACAAGCGTGCCCGATGCGGCAACTGGTTCGGCGGCGAAAGGCTTAGGGTCCAACTAGACAAGACAACAGCACCAATAGACTGTCCTACTCAATTCAACATCTGCCTAACGAAGTACTCGGCTTATTGGCATTGCAAAGCTAATGTCATGCTGAGCGCAGTCCAACGAAGCCGCAGCATTTCGCATGTCGTCGTTGCCACACTATACCCGTCATGCTGAGCGGAGTCGAAGCATCTCGCGTGCTGAGGATGCCAAACTAGTTCAACGAGTCGAGCGAGATGCTTCGACAAGCTCAGCATGACGTTCTAGTTAGCAATAACGTCACTAAACGTTATGCTGCGGCTGCGCTTCAGTAGGATGGATGATTAATTGATTTTCGCTTACCCAATCCCCTTCCAATGTCCACCACTTCTACTGCGTCTAAGTTCGTTGCGCTGCTGCTCTTGCTGCTGCCGTTCACTCAGTTGCACGCGCAGGGCACCGAAACGATGTTCCTGTCTGGTACCGACAAAGACCACACGAAGAAGTGGAAGTTCTACTGCACTGCCGGGCGCAATTCCGGCAAGTGGACCACCATTGCCGTGCCCTCGAATTGGGAGTTGCAGGGCTTCGGCAAGTACAACTACGGCCACGACAAAGACACCGCGCGCGGCAAGGAAAAGGGCCTCTACAAGTATCAGTTCAACGTGCCCGCCACCTGGAAAGGCAAGACGGTAAACATTGTGTTTGATGGCTCGATGACCGATACTGAGGTAAAGATCAACGGCCAGTCGGCGGGGCGGTGCACCAAGGCTCGTACTACCGCTTCAAATACGACATCACCAAGCTGCTGCAATACGGCAAAACCAACCTGCTCGAAGCCACCGTATCCAAGCATTCCACCAACGAATCGGTGAACGACGCCGAGCGGCGCGGCGACTTCTGGCTGTTCGGTGGCATCTTCCGGCCGGTGTTTTTGGAAGCGCTGCCCACCACGCACCTCAACCGCGTGGCCGTGGACGCCAAAGCTGATGGCTCGTTCAAAGCCGACGTGTACGTGAACGGGACAGCCGCCGATGAAGTGGTAGGCCAACTCTACACGCTCGATGGGCAGAAAGCCGGCGGCGAGTTCAAAGCCACCGTAGCCGCGGGCAGCGCCGCCACGCGTCTGCAAACCACGTTGGCTTCGCCGAAACTCTGGACGCCGGAAGCCCCCAACCTGTACCGCGTAACCTTCACATTGCGCAAGAGCGGTCAGCCCGTGCACACCCTCGACAAGCGCGTAGGCTTCCGCACGGTGGAGCTGCGCGAGCGGGAAGGCTTCTACGTGAACGGCATTAAAATCAAGTTCAAAGGCGTGTGCCGGCACTCGTTCTGGCCCACCTCGGGCCGCACCACCAGCAAGGCGCTCAGCGTCACGGACGTGAACCTGATGAAGGACATGAACATGAACGCCGTGCGCATGTCGCACTACCCGCCCGACGACCATTTCCTGGCTGCCTGCGACTCCTTAGGCCTTTTCGTGCTCGATGAAGTAGCCGGCTGGCACGGCAACTACGACACGCCCACCGGCACCAAGCTCACCGAGGAAATGGTGGTGAAAGACGAAACTCACCCCAGTATTGTGGTGTGGGTGAACGGCAACGAAGGCGGCCACAACTTCGACTTCGACCCCGTGCTCGACCGCCTCGACCTCCAGAAACGCCCCGTCATTCACGCATGGCAGGTGTTCCGCGGCATGGATACGCAGCACTACATTAACTACGACTATGGCAACGGTACCCACCTCAACGGCCACAACGTGGTGTTTCCCACCGAGTTCTTACACGGCCTCTACGACGGCGGCCACGGTGCCGGCCTGCAAGACTATTGGGAGCAGATGTGGGCGCACCCGCTTTCGGCCGGTGGTTTCCTGTGGGACTTCTCCGACGCTGGCGTAGTCCGCACCGACAAAGGCGGCATCCTCGACACCGACGGCAACCACGGCGCCGACGGCATCCTCGGCCCGTACCGCGAAAAGGAGGGAAGCTACTTCACCATCAAGGAAGTATGGTCGCCGGTGTTCTTCGAGCGCCGCGAAATCACGCCCGCTTTCGATGGTTCGTTCCGGGTGCAAAACCGTTTCCACTTCACCAACCTCAACCAGTGTAAGTTCACCTGGAAGCTCACTCAACTGCCCGGCCCCGGTAGCAAAGCCGCGCCCATCACCAAAACGGGAACCGTTGCGGCGCCTTCCGTCACGCCCGGCGGCACCTACGGCACCTTGCAACTCGCACTGCCCCCGACTGGCAGCGCCACGACGTGCTCTACATCACGGCCCAAGACCCTGCCGGCCGCGAGATTTACACCTGGAGCTGGCCCATTGCCCGGCCCGCCGCGGTGGCCCAGCAGCTTATCCGCACCGAAGGCCCCGGCGCGGCCAAGCTCACGGAGACCGACTCCTTATATAATGTAGCCGCCAACGGCGTAGAGCTGACCTTCAGCCGCAAATCCGGCTTGCTGCGGCAGGTGCGCAACGCCAAGGGTATCATCCCGCTAACCAACGGCCCGGTATTAGCCGAGGGCGAAACGGCTTTCGAGGGCCTCAGCCAGCGGCAGGACGGCCAGAATGTGGTCATCGAAGCCAAGTTCAACAAAACCAGCCGCTACCAGTCGTTGCAATGGACGGTGTACCCTTCGGGTTGGGTGCGCATGAGTGCCAAGTACTTCCCCAAAGACTATGATTTCGCGCTGGCTGGCCTCAGCTTCAGCTACCCCGAAAAAGAAGTGCGCGGCGCCCAATGGCGCGGCGACGGACCCTACCGCGTATGGAAGGACCGCATGAAAGGCACCACCCTCGGCGTGTGGGACAAAGCCTACAACAACACCTCCACCGGCGAGCCCGACGGCACCCGCGGCCCCGAGTACCCCGAGTTCAAGGGCTACTACTCCAACTTCTACTGGTTGACCCTCCAAACCACCGGCCAGCCCTTCACCATCGTTTGCGACCAGGAAGACGTGTACCTGCGCCTGTTCACGCCGCGCTTCTCGGCCACGCCCTATAACACGGCACCGGCCTTCCCGAGCGGCAGCATCTCCTTCATGCACGGCATCACGCCCATCGGCACCAAGTCGCAGAAAGCCGAGAACATGGGCCCGATGGGCAAAACCAACATGTACTACGACTACAGCAAAGACCCCTCATACGCCAAGGAAATCACCCTCTACTTCAATTTCACCGGCAAGCAGCAACAGGCGGCGACGGTCGGACAGCGGTAGAACATTCGTCACTCTGATGACCTACTTTAGGTAGAAAACTGCCGAAATGACGGAATGTGATCATTGCCATGTTTGTTACTAATGACAATCTTAGCTTTGAAAGTAGCCTTATTGTCCTGATGCATCCTTCCTTGTCTTACTTGATAAAGTATGCTTTTCGCTACAATCGTGTATATTAAGGTCAAATACCTGCTATTCCTGCTTAGTCTGGTAGAGGGTATCTAATTTTTGGCTGAAACACTAAATCTTACGACTATGATTGATTTTAGCTACAATGGCATAAAAAACACCTTTGGGTCTTTTAGTTTGTTCAATATTTCAATCTATGCAAAAAAGGAACAAATTCAAATACAGGACGAAATAAAACCTGATCCGTTAAAAGTAGATATAAAGCCTGTTTTTACTGATTTTAAAACTACTTTAGGAGGTAGTGATGTAACTTTGATTGAGGGAATCAAGGATAACATTGATGTTTACCTGTTTATAGAAAGGTATAAAGACCATAGTTCTTGGAATTTAGTCGTTCCAGTAATTTCAGAACAATCGACAGGAAGAGTAATTTATCAGTATGGTCTTGGATATTTTGCTCTTGAAGGATCTGGTGGTGGATTGTCAAAGACAGATTCTATGATGTTTTACCTAAAAAAGCATAAAGAGAAAGGTTTCAACGTCTCAATTTTTCCAATGGTTATAGATAATGAGTATTTAAATAACTTTGAGTATGTAGATAGCGGTACTAAATTAAACGACTTAACCCATAATTGTAATGCTACTGAATTAATTCATTACAGAAAGGATTCATTCGAATGGATTTACAAAAAGTATAAAGAATTGATTAAGAAATACGAATTAGAATAATGATCTACTTGAACAGTGCTCATCACATGTACTTAAGTAAAGTAGCTCTATAAGCAGCGTATTTTATGTCAAAAAAGGCGCAGGAACACCTTAGTTTCATAAAGGATATCCATAAACTCAGAAAAATTTATTGCTCAAATACCGAGAAGATTTTTGCTATAATCGTGGAATAAATGAAATTTTTTTAGTGAATAACAGTTTGAGAGCAGCAAGAAAGTATATACGAATATTCAACCTCGAAAAATCCGAAATGCAACCGATTACCTCACACTCAAGCCAAGCCGATTACTATTTCGGCGTTCTGAGCAACTTGAATGCCGACAGCAAGTTGGACTTGATTTCTCGACTATCTCAGTCGTTAAAGGAGGCGCAGCCGCAGCCGGTTCCGAGTTTGGCAGCTCTCTTCGGGGCATATCAAAGCGAAGAAACCGCGGAAGAAATCATAGCCTCTATTAGAAATTCCAGAGTTTCTAACCGAGACATTGAGGCGCTTTGAAAAACTGCCTGCTAGACACCAATATTTGCATCTATTTCATCAAGGGCCTGTATCAGCTTGATCGTAAAATAGAGGAAGTAGGGCCGCAAAACTGCTGTATTTCCGAAATGACAGTAGCGGAGTTGAAATACGGCGTCGAGAACAGCAAAACGCCGGAAATAATGCGGCCTATTGTCGAAGCATTCATTCCCAAATTTGCCGTCATTCCGGTATATGACGCGCTGGATGTGTATGCTGCCGAAAAAGCCAGGCTGCGCCGACAGGGCCTGATGGTAGATGATTTTGATATTCTAATTGGAGCCACAGCCATCGTCAACAACATGGTGATGGTGTCCAATAACTACAAGCATTTAAGCCGCTTAGCTAACATCGACTTGCAGGACTGGACAACGGCCGAACCGCGCCGATAAGTCCATACGGTGCTCTACCCACCATGCCCAAATCCTAAAGCATTATGCTAAGATCGTAGAATGAACGAGCGGGAAATTTGGCGAACTATGGGATTCCAAAAGTGCCCTGCACAAACCCGCGGACTGCGCCTGCCAATCGTCAGGCTTTCCCTTTCCGAAAAGAGAGGGAACTGGGGGTAGGGTCATTCCCTATGAACGCGAAACGCCTGTTTGTCTTTCTTTGTACGATCTTACTGCTCACGGCTTTCCGGGCGAATAAGCCCGCGGCCGTGCAGCTCCAACGCCTACGCTGCGAGCTACTCACCAACCCTGAAGGCATCGACGTAACGGCGCCGCGCCTGAGTTGGGAGTTGACCGGTGTCGAGCGTGGCCTGGAGCAAACCGCCTACCAAGTGCTGGTGGCCTCCACGCCAGAGAAGCTGGCTGCCGACGAAGGCGACCTGTGGAACTCGGGCAAGGTCAATTCGGGGCAGTCGGTGCACGTGGCGTATGCGGGCGCGCCGCTGCGGAGCCGGGCGCAGTGCTACTGGAAAGTGCGCACCTGGACCAACCAGGGCGAAACCGCCTGGAGCACGCCGGCCCGCTGGAGCGTGGGCTTGCTGAACTACCTCGACTGGAAAGGCCGCTGGATTGGCTTCGACCGGGCGTTTGCCTGGGACAAAGAGGAAAGCCACGCCCGGCTGTCGGCGCGCTACTTCCGCAAGGAATTCAAAACCGAGAAGCCCATCAAGCAAGCCACGGCCTACATCATCGGGCTGGGGCTGTACGAGCTGTACGTGAACGGGCAGCGGGTAGGGGAGCAGGTGCTGGCGCCCGGTCCCACCGACTACACCAAGGGCGTGAAGTACAACACCTACGACGTAACGCCGCTGCTCAAGCAGGGGCCCAACGCGCTAGGCACCGTGCTCGGCAACGGCCGGTTCTACGCCATGCGCCAGAACTACAAGCCCTACAAAATCAAGACCTTCGGCTACCCCAAGCTGCTCATGCAATTGGAAGTAACCTACGCCGACGGCACCCGCGACGTCATCAAAACCGATGATACCTGGCAGGGCACCGCCGACGGCCCCATCCGCACCAACAACGAGTACGACGGCGAAGAATACGACGCCACCAAGGAAATGCCCGGTTGGAGCACCGCCGGTTTCGACGCCAAGAAGTGGGGGAAGGCCGAGCTGGTGCAGGAGCCCGGCGGCGCGTTTGAGGCGCAGATGAACGAGAACATGAAGGTGATGGAAACCATCAAGCCGGTGTCCATCAAGCCACTAGCCGGCGGCAAGTACATCCTGGACATGGGCCAGAACATGGTAGGCTGGCTGCGACTGCGCACTAGCGGCCCGAAAGGCCAGAAGGTGACCTTGCGCTTCGCCGAAACCTTGCAGAAAAGCGGCGAGCTGTACGTAGCCAACCTGCGCGACGCCCGCGTAACCGATGTGTACACGCTCAAAGGCGGCGGGCGCGAAACGTGGGAGCCGACCTTCGTCTTCCGCGGCTTCCGCTACGCGGAAATCAGCAACTGGCCCGGCGCCGCGCCCACCGTAGCCGATTTCGATGGCCGCATCGTGTACGACAACATTGCCACCACCGGCGAGTTCACCACCTCCGACGCCACCATCAACCAGGTGTACAAAAACGCCTACTGGGGCATCCGCGGCAACTACAAAGGCATGCCCATCGACTGCCCGCAGCGCAACGAGCGGCAGCCGTGGCTCGGCGACCGGACCACCGGGGCCTACGGCGAGAGTTTCGTGTTCGACAACGCCCGCCTCTACGCCAAGTGGCTCCGCGACATCGAGCAGGCCCAAAAAGCCGACGGCAGCATCCCCGACGTGGCCCCCGCGTTCTGGCGCTACTACGGCGACAACGTAACCTGGCCCGGCACCTACCTCACCATCGCCGACATGCTCTACCGGCAGTACGGCGACGTCGCCCCGCTTACCCGCCACTACGACTCCATGAAGCGCTGGCTGACCTACATGCGCCAGAACTATTCGGAAAATGGCCTTGTCACCAAAGACAAGTACGGCGACTGGTGCGTACCGCCCGAGTCGAAAGAGCTGATTCACTCCAAGGACCCCGCCCGCAACACCGACGGTGTGCTCATTGCTAGCAGCACCTACTACCACCTGTTAGGCTTGATGCAGGGCTTCGCGAAGGTGCTCGATAAGCCGCAGGACGCGCAGGAGTTTGCCACCCTGGCCGCCGACCTGAAAACTGCCTTCAACCAGAAATTCTTGAACAAGGAAACCTGCCAGTACAGCAACGGCACCGTCACGGCCAACCTGCTGCCGCTGGCCTACGGCATGGTGCCCGAAGAAGATCAAGGCAAGGTGTTTCAGAACATTGCCGACAAGATTCTGGTGGAAAACAAGGGCCACATCAGCACCGGCGTAATCGGCACGCAGTGGTTGATGCGCGGCCTCACCGCGCACGGCCGCCCCGATATTGCCCTGCGCCTGGCCACCAACCGCGACTACCCAAGCTGGGGCTACATGGCCGCCAACGGCGCCACCACCATTTGGGAGCTGTGGAACGGCAACACTGCCGACCCCGCCATGAACTCCCAAAACCACGTGATGCTGCTCGGCGACCTGCTGGTTTGGTACTATGAAAACCTGGCCGGCATCAAGTCCGCCCCGAGGCGCCCGGCTTCCAGCGCCTGGAAATGAAGCCCACGCCCACAGCTGGCCTCACATCGGTGCAGGCCTCGTACCGCTCGGTGCGCGGCTTGGTAAAGAGTAGCTGGAAACAGGAGCCCAAGCGCTTCACCTGGAATATCACCGTGCCCGGCAATACCAAGGCGCTGGTTTATATCCCGGCCAAAGACGTGAAAGACGTGGAGGAAAGCGGCAAAAAAGTGTCCGGTGTGGCGGGCGTGAAGTTCGTGCGCATGGAAGGGGATAGGGCCGTATTCGAGGTTGGGTCCGGGGACTACGCCTTTGTAGCCAATACTAAGTGATTGATTTCGTGGATATGAACGACAATTTCGCCGGACGTTGGATAGCAGTGTATGGCATAGCTAGTGCGCTGATTGCGTCACCGAGCTTCGGCGGACCGCTCTTCGACCACGACCTAACCGAGCTAACCGAGCCCGCCGACCCGCGGGCCCCCAAGAAATGGTCGGAGCGGATGATGGTGTCGGTGCTCAACCGCAGCCCCTGGATGGCCGATGCCGCGCAGAAAGACACGTGGGGCTACACCCAAGGCTTGATTATTCATGCCCTGGAAGAAGTGTGGCGCAAAACCAAGGACCCAAAGTACCTGGCTTACATTCAGCGCTACGGCGACAAAATGGTGGACCAGCAGGGCGCCATCAACACCTACAAGCCCGAAGACCTCAGCCTCGACAACCTCAACTCCGGCAAAGTCCTGTTCAACCTCTACAGCCTCACCAAAGACGAGAAATACCGCAAGGCCCTCGACCAGCTGCGTTACCAACTGAAGTGGCAGCCCAAAACCACGGAAGGCGGCTACTGGCACAAGCTGAAGTACCCCTGGCAGATGTGGCTGGACGGCGCCTACATGGCCAGCCCGTTCCTGACCCAATACGCCAGCACCTTCCACGACGAAGCCGCCTTCGATGAAGTGGCCCGGCAGTTGATCTTGCTGGAAAAGCAGCTGCGCGACCCCAAAACCGGCCTGCTCTACCACGGGTGGGACGAGAGTCGCATGCAGCCGTGGGCCAACAAGCAAA contains:
- a CDS encoding glycoside hydrolase family 140 protein codes for the protein MPIKPRNFFVLFLLVSLTAWAPAVEPTGKLKVASNGRYLATEAGKPFFWLGDTGWLLFNKLKREEAETYLEDRRKKGFNVIQVMVLHQVPSANVYGDSALVRGNVAQPLLTQGSTPTDAAQYDFWDHVDYIIDLAAKKGLYMGLVPVWGTNVKAGKVNQQQAKTYATFLAERYKNRPNIIWLNGGDIAGSDSLKVWNTIGSTLKAVDPNHLVTYHPRGRTQSSDWFHQAAWLDFNMYQSGHRRYEQDTSRNEKKLYGEDNWRYQLVDNKLTPTKPSIDGEPSYEGIPQGLHDIKQPRWNDADVRRYGYWSVFAGAFGYTYGQNSVMQMHSSFDKGSAYGSSELWSSAINAPGAAQMVHLKNLMLSRPFFERVPDQSLIAGEVREKYNRQFGTRGKNYAFVYTYNGRNIKVNHGKISGAKVKASWFSPRDGKTTAIGTFPNKGTQDFNPPGETKNGNDWVLILDTV
- a CDS encoding glycoside hydrolase family 43 protein, giving the protein MIKRKALRFLTPLLGAALLSACSKDVYMFTSFREPATDGLRLLYSHDGYKWTDMGRSFLTPQVGPSKLMRDPSIARGPDGTYHLVWTCGWKGDKGFGYASSKDLVHWSTQRFIDVMGHEPTTVNVWAPEIFYDTPTKQYLVVWASTIPFRFPKGIEEEDNNHRLYYTTTKDFQSFTPAKLFIDPGFSSIDAVVVQRAAKDYVLVVKDNTRPNRNIKVAFGPSALGPFPNVSEPFTGNFTEGPSVVRLPHDEWLIYYDAYKEKRYGVVKTSDFKSFTDVSGQTSVPEGHKHGTIFAVPRKTFNTLLQSAPAGAAAATPTSGTHE
- a CDS encoding sugar-binding domain-containing protein, encoding MSTTSTASKFVALLLLLLPFTQLHAQGTETMFLSGTDKDHTKKWKFYCTAGRNSGKWTTIAVPSNWELQGFGKYNYGHDKDTARGKEKGLYKYQFNVPATWKGKTVNIVFDGSMTDTEVKINGQSAGRCTKARTTASNTTSPSCCNTAKPTCSKPPYPSIPPTNR
- a CDS encoding glycoside hydrolase family 2 protein; translation: MHQGSYYRFKYDITKLLQYGKTNLLEATVSKHSTNESVNDAERRGDFWLFGGIFRPVFLEALPTTHLNRVAVDAKADGSFKADVYVNGTAADEVVGQLYTLDGQKAGGEFKATVAAGSAATRLQTTLASPKLWTPEAPNLYRVTFTLRKSGQPVHTLDKRVGFRTVELREREGFYVNGIKIKFKGVCRHSFWPTSGRTTSKALSVTDVNLMKDMNMNAVRMSHYPPDDHFLAACDSLGLFVLDEVAGWHGNYDTPTGTKLTEEMVVKDETHPSIVVWVNGNEGGHNFDFDPVLDRLDLQKRPVIHAWQVFRGMDTQHYINYDYGNGTHLNGHNVVFPTEFLHGLYDGGHGAGLQDYWEQMWAHPLSAGGFLWDFSDAGVVRTDKGGILDTDGNHGADGILGPYREKEGSYFTIKEVWSPVFFERREITPAFDGSFRVQNRFHFTNLNQCKFTWKLTQLPGPGSKAAPITKTGTVAAPSVTPGGTYGTLQLALPPTGSATTCSTSRPKTLPAARFTPGAGPLPGPPRWPSSLSAPKAPARPSSRRPTPYIM
- a CDS encoding type II toxin-antitoxin system VapC family toxin; its protein translation is MKNCLLDTNICIYFIKGLYQLDRKIEEVGPQNCCISEMTVAELKYGVENSKTPEIMRPIVEAFIPKFAVIPVYDALDVYAAEKARLRRQGLMVDDFDILIGATAIVNNMVMVSNNYKHLSRLANIDLQDWTTAEPRR
- a CDS encoding family 78 glycoside hydrolase catalytic domain — protein: MNAKRLFVFLCTILLLTAFRANKPAAVQLQRLRCELLTNPEGIDVTAPRLSWELTGVERGLEQTAYQVLVASTPEKLAADEGDLWNSGKVNSGQSVHVAYAGAPLRSRAQCYWKVRTWTNQGETAWSTPARWSVGLLNYLDWKGRWIGFDRAFAWDKEESHARLSARYFRKEFKTEKPIKQATAYIIGLGLYELYVNGQRVGEQVLAPGPTDYTKGVKYNTYDVTPLLKQGPNALGTVLGNGRFYAMRQNYKPYKIKTFGYPKLLMQLEVTYADGTRDVIKTDDTWQGTADGPIRTNNEYDGEEYDATKEMPGWSTAGFDAKKWGKAELVQEPGGAFEAQMNENMKVMETIKPVSIKPLAGGKYILDMGQNMVGWLRLRTSGPKGQKVTLRFAETLQKSGELYVANLRDARVTDVYTLKGGGRETWEPTFVFRGFRYAEISNWPGAAPTVADFDGRIVYDNIATTGEFTTSDATINQVYKNAYWGIRGNYKGMPIDCPQRNERQPWLGDRTTGAYGESFVFDNARLYAKWLRDIEQAQKADGSIPDVAPAFWRYYGDNVTWPGTYLTIADMLYRQYGDVAPLTRHYDSMKRWLTYMRQNYSENGLVTKDKYGDWCVPPESKELIHSKDPARNTDGVLIASSTYYHLLGLMQGFAKVLDKPQDAQEFATLAADLKTAFNQKFLNKETCQYSNGTVTANLLPLAYGMVPEEDQGKVFQNIADKILVENKGHISTGVIGTQWLMRGLTAHGRPDIALRLATNRDYPSWGYMAANGATTIWELWNGNTADPAMNSQNHVMLLGDLLVWYYENLAGIKSAPRRPASSAWK
- a CDS encoding alpha-L-rhamnosidase C-terminal domain-containing protein, producing MKPTPTAGLTSVQASYRSVRGLVKSSWKQEPKRFTWNITVPGNTKALVYIPAKDVKDVEESGKKVSGVAGVKFVRMEGDRAVFEVGSGDYAFVANTK